The DNA window agagtaaccatgaaaatcagagcagaacagactccaggactgatcattaaaTCCAAACAGACAGTCATCActgtctcctttccttctgattcctctgtaactcactgatattaGAACCATTCCtttccactccacctcccagtaacagcgaccagtcagaccagttctacacagcagctgaggccaccagtcaaacctgtctggatgataAGGATAccactgatcctcctccacaaatgtcaccttcctgttgttgtcagacagtatGAGttctctgtttactgtgtttgtgtcgactgtgagttgacaggaatctgatggagagaacaaacacaacacagctgcagttattgatggatcacgtgatcagtattaaagctttgatgatgacctcagagatgtgacactttgaagatgcttgaatgtgctgctttgtttccatcaatccattcaaacacacttacacttcctcagacctggtgtcaaccatcggactccagcaggcgtcaccctgaaaggaggaggacggtcagagcagcagagactctttcagcagcacacatggacgttacatggctctcacactgttccactgataaaggaccagtccaacatggagacacagacacctgaatgcagcatctctaaagtcctgtcctgtgctcgtcacgttccagctcagtttacactcattattcagctttactcattGATGCTTCCTGGAGCTAGGCTAAAAGGTTCCCTGTGTGTCATGTTGAtgtgctaagctacgctaacagTTTCCTCTTCCCTTCAGCCATGGTGTGTAGCTGAGCTAACagtgttcttctgcttccactctttGTGTTAAGGTAGGCTAAAAGCttcctgagagtgtctgtctgtctgtacctgagagtttccagtctacagtgtggatcctccactttagctctcagcatcttctctcctgagtctcctggatggttgtagctcaggtccagctctctcagatttgaggggttgaagctcagagctgaggccagagaatcacagccttcctctgtgaccagacagcctgacagcctgcacacacaaaacaacacaaacctgatggacaacacttggatggatgtttctgactctttgttttcttctttgtctttcagctaCACTTTGGTGCAGATTTTATGATTCTGAAGCAAATCAAGAATCAatcttacattttcttttagtttcaaagtgtgagtcctgacctgagagcttccagtttacagtgtggactcttcagtccagcagaaagactcgccactcctgaatcctgcaggttgttgttactcaggtccagctctgtcacactggaggactgggagctgaggactgaggacagagctccacagcttctctctgacagattacagttaTTAAGTCTGAAGAGACACAGATAAGCAAAGAAGCAAAACATTAAGTACAGTATTTTatgtcctgttgaaaagacagcagtgattttgacaacaaatacatcccactatgtccagaatacagcagcagtaAGTCCACATATCAGGTGATCAGGAATCACAGAGTCATCAGGATAAATCAGAAGCTCTGCTGGTGAGAAGGTGGACTGTTCAGGTGGTCAAACATTTGAACTTGGctggatgtttctcactctttgttttcttctttgtctttcagctaCATTTTGGTGCAGATTTGATGCATCTGAAGCAAATCAAGGATCAATCTTACATTTCTTTtagtttcaaagtgtgagtcctgacctgagagcttccagtttacagtgtggacttttcagtccagcagaaagactctccactcctgaatcctgcaggttgttgttactcaggtccagctctgtcacactggaggactgggagctgaggactgaggacagagctccacagcttctctttGACAGATTACAgtcactcagtctgaagagacaaaaagcagattatACTGATGAAAGAGcagcaaaattgaaaagtatcttcagtctccaactacttacagAACTTtgttggaggctttgaccactggcagcagcctcagaagagcctcctctgaagcagagtatttcttcaggtcaaacacgtccagatcttcttctgatgacagtaagatgaagcccagagctgaccaatgagcaggagacagttcatctgtggaaagatgtcctgatctcagggactgttggatctcttccactagagaaacatccttcagttcattcagacagtggaacagattgatgcttctctctgcagacacattctcactgatcttctccttgatgtactccactgtttcctgattggtctgtgagagacttcctgtctgtgtcagcaggccttgtaggagattctgattggccggcagtgacagacccaggaggaagcgcaggaacaagtccaggtgtccatTTGGACTCTGCaaggcctcgtccacagctctctggtagaaacGTGCTGATTTACTCTGGAACAGTTCAGACCACCaggatgttgtttgttgttgttcttccagcaggttgattccagacttgatgaaggtctgatggacatgaagagcagccagaaactcctgaacgaTCAGATggacaaagcagaacaccttgtcctggtccagccctctctcctctttaaagatctgtgtgaacactcctgagtacactgaggctgcttccagatcgatgccacactctgtcaggtcggactcatagaagatcaggtttcctttctgcagctgctcaaaagccagttttcccagagactcaatcatcctcctgctgtctggactccagtcaTACTTGACCTCcttgactttggtctgaaccaccaggtggtggatgaacatctcagtcagggttctgggcagatctcctccctctctggttctcagcagctcctccagaactgtagcagtgatccagcagaacactgggatgtggcacatgatgtggaggcttcgtgacttcttcatgtgggagatgatgctgctggcctgctcctcatctctggatctcttcctgaagtactcctccttctgtgagtcgttgaaccctctgacctctgtcaccatgtccacacagtcaggagggatctgattggctgctgcaggtcgtgtggttatccagaggtgagcagagggaagcagattccccctgatcaggtttgtcagcagcacatccactgaggtggactctctaacatcagtcaggacctcgttgttgtggaagtccagaggaagacgacactcatccagaccgtcaaagatcaacacaacctggaagtcttcaaagctgcacattcctgctgctttggtttcactgaagaagtgatgaacaagttccaccaaactgaactttctctctttcagcacattcagctctctg is part of the Acanthochromis polyacanthus isolate Apoly-LR-REF ecotype Palm Island chromosome 19, KAUST_Apoly_ChrSc, whole genome shotgun sequence genome and encodes:
- the LOC127531052 gene encoding NLR family CARD domain-containing protein 3-like isoform X4, which encodes MDECEDREEGVPPFKSSLCGEQENQSKAKRVEQQNSEFPRAQSVQQHHLDSIFMLLENNMVTFVKKELKKMQKVVSPGYPECSESQREGDDEDERNSREMLEQITVLFLRRMKQEKLADRLQSKLAAAVCGRELKCGLKKKFQRVFEGIAKAGQPTLLNEIYTELYITEGGTAEVNDEHEVRQIEAASRKPDRAERSIRLEDIFRGSPGRDGPIRTVMTKGVTGIGKTVLTQKLTLDWAEDKSNQDIHFMFPFTFRELNVLKERKFSLVELVHHFFSETKAAGMCSFEDFQVVLIFDGLDECRLPLDFHNNEVLTDVRESTSVDVLLTNLIRGNLLPSAHLWITTRPAAANQIPPDCVDMVTEVRGFNDSQKEEYFRKRSRDEEQASSIISHMKKSRSLHIMCHIPVFCWITATVLEELLRTREGGDLPRTLTEMFIHHLVVQTKVKEVKYDWSPDSRRMIESLGKLAFEQLQKGNLIFYESDLTECGIDLEAASVYSGVFTQIFKEERGLDQDKVFCFVHLIVQEFLAALHVHQTFIKSGINLLEEQQQTTSWWSELFQSKSARFYQRAVDEALQSPNGHLDLFLRFLLGLSLPANQNLLQGLLTQTGSLSQTNQETVEYIKEKISENVSAERSINLFHCLNELKDVSLVEEIQQSLRSGHLSTDELSPAHWSALGFILLSSEEDLDVFDLKKYSASEEALLRLLPVVKASNKVLLNNCNLSERSCGALSSVLSSQSSSVTELDLSNNNLQDSGVASLSAGLKSPHCKLEALRLSGCLVTEEGCDSLASALSFNPSNLRELDLSYNHPGDSGEKMLRAKVEDPHCRLETLRVTPAGVRWLTPGLRKYSCQLTVDTNTVNRELILSDNNRKVTFVEEDQWYPYHPDRFDWWPQLLCRTGLTGRCYWEVEWKGMVLISVSYRGIRRKGDSDDCLFGFNDQSWSLFCSDFHGYSVRHNNSETSIRSSSVSHRVSVYVDVDAGTLSFYRVSSDSLIHLHTFNTTFTQPLYPGFGFGFGFGFLSFRSSVFLC
- the LOC127531052 gene encoding NLR family CARD domain-containing protein 3-like isoform X2 — its product is MLIHRVEQQNSEFPRAQSVQQHHLDSIFMLLENNMVTFVKKELKKMQKVVSPGYPECSESQREGDDEDERNSREMLEQITVLFLRRMKQEKLADRLQSKLAAAVCGRELKCGLKKKFQRVFEGIAKAGQPTLLNEIYTELYITEGGTAEVNDEHEVRQIEAASRKPDRAERSIRLEDIFRGSPGRDGPIRTVMTKGVTGIGKTVLTQKLTLDWAEDKSNQDIHFMFPFTFRELNVLKERKFSLVELVHHFFSETKAAGMCSFEDFQVVLIFDGLDECRLPLDFHNNEVLTDVRESTSVDVLLTNLIRGNLLPSAHLWITTRPAAANQIPPDCVDMVTEVRGFNDSQKEEYFRKRSRDEEQASSIISHMKKSRSLHIMCHIPVFCWITATVLEELLRTREGGDLPRTLTEMFIHHLVVQTKVKEVKYDWSPDSRRMIESLGKLAFEQLQKGNLIFYESDLTECGIDLEAASVYSGVFTQIFKEERGLDQDKVFCFVHLIVQEFLAALHVHQTFIKSGINLLEEQQQTTSWWSELFQSKSARFYQRAVDEALQSPNGHLDLFLRFLLGLSLPANQNLLQGLLTQTGSLSQTNQETVEYIKEKISENVSAERSINLFHCLNELKDVSLVEEIQQSLRSGHLSTDELSPAHWSALGFILLSSEEDLDVFDLKKYSASEEALLRLLPVVKASNKVLLSDCNLSKRSCGALSSVLSSQSSSVTELDLSNNNLQDSGVESLSAGLKSPHCKLEALRLNNCNLSERSCGALSSVLSSQSSSVTELDLSNNNLQDSGVASLSAGLKSPHCKLEALRLSGCLVTEEGCDSLASALSFNPSNLRELDLSYNHPGDSGEKMLRAKVEDPHCRLETLRVTPAGVRWLTPGLRKYSCQLTVDTNTVNRELILSDNNRKVTFVEEDQWYPYHPDRFDWWPQLLCRTGLTGRCYWEVEWKGMVLISVSYRGIRRKGDSDDCLFGFNDQSWSLFCSDFHGYSVRHNNSETSIRSSSVSHRVSVYVDVDAGTLSFYRVSSDSLIHLHTFNTTFTQPLYPGFGFGFGFGFLSFRSSVFLC
- the LOC127531052 gene encoding NLR family CARD domain-containing protein 3-like isoform X1 yields the protein MDECEDREEGVPPFKSSLCGEQENQSKAKRVEQQNSEFPRAQSVQQHHLDSIFMLLENNMVTFVKKELKKMQKVVSPGYPECSESQREGDDEDERNSREMLEQITVLFLRRMKQEKLADRLQSKLAAAVCGRELKCGLKKKFQRVFEGIAKAGQPTLLNEIYTELYITEGGTAEVNDEHEVRQIEAASRKPDRAERSIRLEDIFRGSPGRDGPIRTVMTKGVTGIGKTVLTQKLTLDWAEDKSNQDIHFMFPFTFRELNVLKERKFSLVELVHHFFSETKAAGMCSFEDFQVVLIFDGLDECRLPLDFHNNEVLTDVRESTSVDVLLTNLIRGNLLPSAHLWITTRPAAANQIPPDCVDMVTEVRGFNDSQKEEYFRKRSRDEEQASSIISHMKKSRSLHIMCHIPVFCWITATVLEELLRTREGGDLPRTLTEMFIHHLVVQTKVKEVKYDWSPDSRRMIESLGKLAFEQLQKGNLIFYESDLTECGIDLEAASVYSGVFTQIFKEERGLDQDKVFCFVHLIVQEFLAALHVHQTFIKSGINLLEEQQQTTSWWSELFQSKSARFYQRAVDEALQSPNGHLDLFLRFLLGLSLPANQNLLQGLLTQTGSLSQTNQETVEYIKEKISENVSAERSINLFHCLNELKDVSLVEEIQQSLRSGHLSTDELSPAHWSALGFILLSSEEDLDVFDLKKYSASEEALLRLLPVVKASNKVLLSDCNLSKRSCGALSSVLSSQSSSVTELDLSNNNLQDSGVESLSAGLKSPHCKLEALRLNNCNLSERSCGALSSVLSSQSSSVTELDLSNNNLQDSGVASLSAGLKSPHCKLEALRLSGCLVTEEGCDSLASALSFNPSNLRELDLSYNHPGDSGEKMLRAKVEDPHCRLETLRVTPAGVRWLTPGLRKYSCQLTVDTNTVNRELILSDNNRKVTFVEEDQWYPYHPDRFDWWPQLLCRTGLTGRCYWEVEWKGMVLISVSYRGIRRKGDSDDCLFGFNDQSWSLFCSDFHGYSVRHNNSETSIRSSSVSHRVSVYVDVDAGTLSFYRVSSDSLIHLHTFNTTFTQPLYPGFGFGFGFGFLSFRSSVFLC
- the LOC127531052 gene encoding NLR family CARD domain-containing protein 3-like isoform X3; its protein translation is MLLENNMVTFVKKELKKMQKVVSPGYPECSESQREGDDEDERNSREMLEQITVLFLRRMKQEKLADRLQSKLAAAVCGRELKCGLKKKFQRVFEGIAKAGQPTLLNEIYTELYITEGGTAEVNDEHEVRQIEAASRKPDRAERSIRLEDIFRGSPGRDGPIRTVMTKGVTGIGKTVLTQKLTLDWAEDKSNQDIHFMFPFTFRELNVLKERKFSLVELVHHFFSETKAAGMCSFEDFQVVLIFDGLDECRLPLDFHNNEVLTDVRESTSVDVLLTNLIRGNLLPSAHLWITTRPAAANQIPPDCVDMVTEVRGFNDSQKEEYFRKRSRDEEQASSIISHMKKSRSLHIMCHIPVFCWITATVLEELLRTREGGDLPRTLTEMFIHHLVVQTKVKEVKYDWSPDSRRMIESLGKLAFEQLQKGNLIFYESDLTECGIDLEAASVYSGVFTQIFKEERGLDQDKVFCFVHLIVQEFLAALHVHQTFIKSGINLLEEQQQTTSWWSELFQSKSARFYQRAVDEALQSPNGHLDLFLRFLLGLSLPANQNLLQGLLTQTGSLSQTNQETVEYIKEKISENVSAERSINLFHCLNELKDVSLVEEIQQSLRSGHLSTDELSPAHWSALGFILLSSEEDLDVFDLKKYSASEEALLRLLPVVKASNKVLLSDCNLSKRSCGALSSVLSSQSSSVTELDLSNNNLQDSGVESLSAGLKSPHCKLEALRLNNCNLSERSCGALSSVLSSQSSSVTELDLSNNNLQDSGVASLSAGLKSPHCKLEALRLSGCLVTEEGCDSLASALSFNPSNLRELDLSYNHPGDSGEKMLRAKVEDPHCRLETLRVTPAGVRWLTPGLRKYSCQLTVDTNTVNRELILSDNNRKVTFVEEDQWYPYHPDRFDWWPQLLCRTGLTGRCYWEVEWKGMVLISVSYRGIRRKGDSDDCLFGFNDQSWSLFCSDFHGYSVRHNNSETSIRSSSVSHRVSVYVDVDAGTLSFYRVSSDSLIHLHTFNTTFTQPLYPGFGFGFGFGFLSFRSSVFLC
- the LOC127531052 gene encoding NLR family CARD domain-containing protein 3-like isoform X5 translates to MDECEDREEGVPPFKSSLCGEQENQSKAKRVEQQNSEFPRAQSVQQHHLDSIFMLLENNMVTFVKKELKKMQKVVSPGYPECSESQREGDDEDERNSREMLEQITVLFLRRMKQEKLADRLQSKLAAAVCGRELKCGLKKKFQRVFEGIAKAGQPTLLNEIYTELYITEGGTAEVNDEHEVRQIEAASRKPDRAERSIRLEDIFRGSPGRDGPIRTVMTKGVTGIGKTVLTQKLTLDWAEDKSNQDIHFMFPFTFRELNVLKERKFSLVELVHHFFSETKAAGMCSFEDFQVVLIFDGLDECRLPLDFHNNEVLTDVRESTSVDVLLTNLIRGNLLPSAHLWITTRPAAANQIPPDCVDMVTEVRGFNDSQKEEYFRKRSRDEEQASSIISHMKKSRSLHIMCHIPVFCWITATVLEELLRTREGGDLPRTLTEMFIHHLVVQTKVKEVKYDWSPDSRRMIESLGKLAFEQLQKGNLIFYESDLTECGIDLEAASVYSGVFTQIFKEERGLDQDKVFCFVHLIVQEFLAALHVHQTFIKSGINLLEEQQQTTSWWSELFQSKSARFYQRAVDEALQSPNGHLDLFLRFLLGLSLPANQNLLQGLLTQTGSLSQTNQETVEYIKEKISENVSAERSINLFHCLNELKDVSLVEEIQQSLRSGHLSTDELSPAHWSALGFILLSSEEDLDVFDLKKYSASEEALLRLLPVVKASNKVLLSDCNLSKRSCGALSSVLSSQSSSVTELDLSNNNLQDSGVESLSAGLKSPHCKLEALRLSGCLVTEEGCDSLASALSFNPSNLRELDLSYNHPGDSGEKMLRAKVEDPHCRLETLRVTPAGVRWLTPGLRKYSCQLTVDTNTVNRELILSDNNRKVTFVEEDQWYPYHPDRFDWWPQLLCRTGLTGRCYWEVEWKGMVLISVSYRGIRRKGDSDDCLFGFNDQSWSLFCSDFHGYSVRHNNSETSIRSSSVSHRVSVYVDVDAGTLSFYRVSSDSLIHLHTFNTTFTQPLYPGFGFGFGFGFLSFRSSVFLC